Proteins encoded in a region of the Lysobacterales bacterium genome:
- the mreD gene encoding rod shape-determining protein MreD, producing the protein MSRSRSLTAWLLLSIVLASVLTLIALPEPLRVLRPFWLALIVIYWTIEAPEHYGIGFAFLLGLLQDVLIGTVLGEHAFRLAIISFIVLRFRSRMRFFPMWQQALAVGALLLNDRIVVLLLRAIAGEFAIDWRYWLAPLVGAALWPWIFLLLDDLRSRGRQRDA; encoded by the coding sequence ATGAGCCGCAGCCGATCATTGACCGCCTGGTTGCTGCTCAGCATTGTCCTGGCTTCGGTCCTGACCCTGATCGCCCTGCCCGAGCCGTTGCGCGTGTTGCGTCCGTTCTGGCTGGCCCTGATCGTCATCTACTGGACGATCGAAGCGCCCGAGCACTACGGCATCGGCTTTGCATTCCTGCTCGGGCTGCTGCAGGACGTGCTGATCGGCACGGTGCTGGGCGAGCACGCGTTCCGACTCGCGATCATCAGCTTCATCGTGTTGCGTTTTCGCTCGCGCATGCGGTTCTTTCCGATGTGGCAGCAGGCGCTGGCGGTCGGTGCGTTGCTGCTGAACGACCGCATCGTGGTGCTGCTGCTGCGTGCGATCGCCGGCGAATTCGCGATCGACTGGCGCTACTGGCTGGCGCCGCTGGTCGGTGCGGCGCTGTGGCCCTGGATCTTCCTGTTGCTCGATGATCTGCGTTCGCGCGGACGGCAACGCGACGCATGA
- the mrdA gene encoding penicillin-binding protein 2: protein MIRFGRSRRAVKDPVQESNLFRVRAAEGFLIIAICLAVLVARYVWLQVLRHDEFSGRADENRIKLKPLPPSRGLIYDRNGVLLAENILDYRLELIPEQVGDVAETLQRLGQVIAISADDRDQFEALRKVKRRFHNIPLRYALSEQEVSRFALERHRFPGVEVVPYLTRFYPQGSDFAHVIGYVGRIDSEDRERLEEARYSATTHIGKTGIERYYEDLLLGDVGYERIETNAEGRALRVLGRVPSKPGQHLRLSIDAHLQRATVAAFAGRPGAAVAIDPRNGEVLAMVSQPAFDPNLFVNGISRRDYADLLNAVQRPLYNRAVLGGYEPGSTIKPFIGLMGLRLGLRTPETTIWSSGEYRLPGQNAVWRDWKRGGHGTVNLREALAQSVNTYFYDLAVDTGIDRMEPEMRAFGFGAPTGLDLTGEPSGVVPSRSWKQKRFGKAWYPGETVIAGIGQGYWVVTPVQLAHALATLAARGVSHPPHLLMSLQAGIDTPPQPVPIAANGPPIVAAPEMWEAVRDGMEAVMHSPTGTARAFGIDAPYRIAGKSGTAQRARRRGNQEYNENTTPEHLRHQALFVAFAPADAPTIAVALVVEHGSSGSKAAAPVARAILDAYLLRPKPEPAP, encoded by the coding sequence ATGATCAGGTTCGGGCGCAGCAGGCGTGCGGTGAAGGATCCGGTGCAGGAGTCCAACCTGTTCCGCGTCCGGGCTGCCGAGGGTTTCCTGATCATCGCGATCTGCCTTGCGGTGCTGGTGGCCCGTTATGTCTGGCTGCAAGTGCTGCGCCACGACGAATTCAGCGGCCGTGCCGACGAAAACCGGATCAAGCTCAAACCGTTGCCGCCGAGTCGAGGCCTGATCTACGACCGCAACGGGGTGCTGCTGGCCGAGAACATCCTCGATTACCGTCTGGAGCTGATTCCGGAGCAGGTCGGCGATGTCGCGGAGACCTTGCAGCGGCTCGGTCAGGTGATCGCGATTTCGGCCGACGATCGCGACCAGTTCGAGGCGCTTCGCAAGGTCAAGCGGCGCTTCCACAACATTCCGCTGCGCTATGCGTTGAGCGAGCAGGAAGTGTCGCGCTTCGCGCTCGAGCGGCATCGTTTCCCGGGCGTGGAAGTGGTGCCTTATCTGACCCGTTTCTATCCGCAGGGCAGTGATTTCGCGCATGTCATCGGCTACGTCGGACGCATCGACAGCGAAGACCGCGAGCGCCTGGAAGAGGCGCGCTACAGCGCGACCACGCACATCGGCAAGACCGGCATCGAGCGCTACTACGAAGACCTGCTGCTTGGCGACGTCGGTTACGAACGCATCGAAACCAATGCCGAAGGCCGCGCGCTGCGCGTGCTCGGGCGCGTGCCGTCGAAGCCGGGCCAGCATTTGCGCCTGAGCATCGATGCCCACCTGCAGCGGGCGACCGTGGCGGCTTTTGCCGGACGCCCCGGCGCTGCGGTCGCGATCGATCCGCGCAATGGCGAAGTGCTGGCGATGGTGTCGCAGCCGGCCTTCGATCCGAATCTGTTCGTCAACGGCATTTCGCGTCGCGATTACGCCGATCTGCTGAATGCCGTGCAGCGGCCGCTCTACAACCGTGCCGTACTCGGCGGTTACGAGCCGGGTTCGACGATCAAGCCGTTCATCGGCCTCATGGGCTTGCGGCTCGGGTTGCGCACGCCGGAAACCACGATCTGGTCGAGCGGCGAATACCGCCTGCCCGGACAGAACGCGGTCTGGCGCGACTGGAAGCGCGGCGGCCATGGCACGGTGAATCTGCGCGAGGCGCTGGCGCAGTCGGTGAATACCTATTTCTACGATCTCGCGGTCGACACCGGCATCGATCGCATGGAACCCGAGATGCGTGCTTTCGGCTTCGGTGCGCCGACCGGTCTCGACCTGACCGGCGAGCCCTCCGGGGTGGTGCCTTCGCGCAGCTGGAAGCAGAAGCGCTTCGGCAAGGCCTGGTATCCGGGCGAGACCGTGATCGCCGGCATCGGGCAGGGCTATTGGGTGGTGACGCCGGTGCAGCTCGCGCATGCGCTGGCGACGCTGGCAGCGCGTGGGGTGTCGCATCCGCCGCACCTGCTGATGAGCCTTCAGGCAGGCATCGATACACCGCCGCAACCGGTGCCGATCGCCGCGAACGGCCCCCCGATCGTTGCCGCGCCGGAAATGTGGGAGGCAGTCCGCGACGGCATGGAAGCGGTGATGCATTCGCCGACCGGCACTGCGCGCGCGTTCGGCATCGACGCGCCCTATCGCATCGCCGGCAAGAGCGGCACCGCCCAGCGGGCGCGCCGTCGTGGCAATCAGGAATACAACGAGAACACCACGCCGGAGCATTTGCGGCATCAGGCGCTGTTCGTGGCCTTTGCGCCGGCCGATGCGCCGACGATCGCGGTCGCGCTGGTGGTCGAACATGGCAGCAGTGGTTCGAAGGCGGCGGCACCGGTGGCGCGCGCGATCCTCGATGCCTACCTGCTTCGACCGAAGCCGGAGCCGGCACCGTGA
- the rodA gene encoding rod shape-determining protein RodA, producing MARLEHRLARWLKRPRVDLALLAALLAVAAAGLVVLFSASAEDPGQVVNQALRLTLGFSVLFVFARIPPTAFRTWTPWFYAFTVMLLIAVLIFGEGRGAHRWLDFKLIRFQPSEFAKLALPMMVAWYLHDRALPPTWRNLAVCAVLIGLPAGLIMDQPDLGTALLVLASGAFVVFLAGLSWGRIALIIGAALAALPVLWHGMHEYQRNRVRMFLDPEADPLGNGWNIIQSQIAVGSGGVVGKGWLGSTQARLDFLPEHTTDFIFAVFSEEFGLIGVIAIIAAYLFIIGRGLWIAANARDTYSRLLAGSISMTFFVYVMVNGGMIAGLMPVVGVPMPLVSYGGTSAVSLLAGFGILMSIHANRLRGR from the coding sequence ATGGCGCGGCTGGAACACCGGCTTGCGCGCTGGCTGAAGCGGCCGCGCGTCGATCTGGCCTTGCTCGCGGCCTTGCTGGCGGTCGCGGCGGCGGGTCTCGTGGTGCTCTTCAGCGCCAGTGCCGAAGACCCCGGTCAGGTCGTGAATCAGGCCCTGCGCCTGACCCTCGGCTTCAGCGTGTTGTTCGTGTTCGCGCGCATTCCGCCGACCGCATTCCGGACCTGGACGCCGTGGTTCTACGCCTTCACCGTGATGTTGCTGATCGCGGTGCTGATCTTTGGCGAAGGCCGCGGCGCCCATCGCTGGCTCGATTTCAAGCTGATCCGCTTCCAGCCCTCGGAGTTCGCCAAGCTGGCGTTGCCGATGATGGTCGCCTGGTACCTGCATGACCGCGCCCTGCCGCCGACCTGGCGCAATCTCGCCGTGTGCGCCGTGCTGATCGGGTTGCCGGCCGGACTGATCATGGACCAGCCCGATCTCGGCACCGCGCTGTTGGTCCTGGCCAGCGGTGCGTTCGTGGTCTTCCTCGCCGGGCTCAGCTGGGGTCGCATCGCATTGATCATCGGCGCTGCGCTGGCGGCTCTGCCGGTGCTCTGGCATGGCATGCACGAATACCAGCGCAACCGCGTGCGCATGTTCCTCGATCCCGAGGCTGACCCGCTGGGCAACGGCTGGAACATCATCCAGTCGCAGATTGCCGTCGGGTCCGGCGGTGTGGTCGGCAAGGGCTGGCTCGGTTCGACGCAGGCCCGCCTCGACTTTCTGCCCGAGCACACCACCGACTTCATCTTCGCGGTGTTCTCCGAAGAGTTCGGCCTGATCGGCGTGATCGCGATCATCGCCGCCTACCTGTTCATCATCGGCCGCGGACTGTGGATTGCCGCGAACGCGCGCGATACCTATTCGCGCCTGCTGGCCGGTTCGATCAGCATGACGTTCTTCGTCTACGTCATGGTCAACGGCGGCATGATCGCCGGGCTGATGCCGGTGGTGGGCGTGCCGATGCCGCTGGTGAGTTACGGCGGTACCTCGGCGGTCAGCCTGCTCGCCGGCTTTGGCATCCTGATGTCGATTCACGCGAACCGCCTGCGCGGGCGCTAG
- the mltB gene encoding lytic murein transglycosylase B, whose protein sequence is MNGFGMTALLRLVLIVLIASVPSLAGAKTRESHPGANALLRELRQETHADRATVQRWRTLLAQAKKQDSILVAISRPAEKTKPWKDYRPIFMTAQRRDAGIAFYRDNQVLLDQVAHDTGVPAEIIVAIIGVETSYGRITGSYKVIDALTTLALYYPPRAPFFRGELKQLLKLDGQFPQPLEELKGSYAGAMGWGQFMPTSFAQWAKDGDGDGRIDLWASKPDIVHSVANYFVAHGWTRGAPVTGRAIAAPDATLPEIRATETIHSIDTLAKAGYTLAEQFDGTSPATLLVLDGAEGTEHWITFQNFYVISRYNRSPLYSMAVWQLAQEIARGATATP, encoded by the coding sequence ATGAACGGATTTGGCATGACTGCACTGCTACGGCTTGTCCTGATCGTCCTCATCGCCTCCGTGCCGTCCCTCGCAGGAGCGAAAACGCGCGAGTCCCATCCGGGGGCCAACGCGCTGTTGCGCGAGCTGCGCCAGGAGACTCACGCCGATCGTGCGACGGTACAGCGTTGGCGCACGCTGCTGGCGCAGGCGAAGAAGCAGGACAGCATCCTCGTCGCGATCAGTCGGCCGGCCGAGAAGACCAAGCCCTGGAAGGACTATCGGCCCATTTTCATGACCGCCCAGCGTCGCGACGCCGGCATCGCCTTCTATCGCGACAACCAGGTCCTGCTCGACCAGGTCGCGCACGACACCGGCGTGCCGGCCGAGATCATCGTCGCGATCATCGGCGTCGAGACCAGCTACGGCCGCATCACCGGTTCTTACAAGGTCATCGATGCGTTGACCACGCTGGCGCTGTACTACCCGCCGCGTGCGCCGTTCTTTCGGGGCGAACTGAAGCAGTTGCTCAAGTTGGACGGCCAGTTCCCGCAGCCGCTGGAGGAGTTGAAAGGGTCCTATGCCGGTGCGATGGGCTGGGGCCAGTTCATGCCGACCAGCTTCGCGCAGTGGGCGAAGGATGGCGACGGCGATGGCCGCATCGACCTGTGGGCATCGAAGCCGGACATCGTGCACTCGGTGGCCAATTATTTTGTCGCGCATGGCTGGACCCGCGGTGCCCCCGTCACCGGCCGCGCGATCGCCGCGCCGGACGCGACCTTGCCCGAGATCCGCGCCACCGAGACCATCCACAGCATCGATACGCTGGCCAAGGCCGGCTACACGCTGGCCGAGCAGTTCGATGGCACCTCACCGGCGACCTTGCTGGTGCTGGACGGTGCCGAAGGCACCGAACACTGGATCACCTTCCAGAACTTCTACGTGATCTCGCGCTACAACCGCTCGCCGCTGTACAGCATGGCGGTCTGGCAACTGGCGCAGGAGATCGCGCGCGGCGCGACGGCGACACCGTGA
- a CDS encoding septal ring lytic transglycosylase RlpA family protein has protein sequence MIGARLVLVGAVALLAACGRDGVRPGVPPSGPGRDSAPVGDVDVSRIPEPVPRAEPRAQYGNHSPYTVLGRSYRVLDSAEGYRERGVASWYGTKFHGKLTSTREPYDMYAFTAAHKTLPLPTYVRVTNLGNGEQLIVRVNDRGPFHDGRIIDLSYAAAIRLGIAATGTGLVEVEAIDPEHPQAGASPRPQTATPHPLYVQAGSFASRDNAVRLRDRLEAAGFDDLFLDRVLTRGELFHRVRLGPVDSIDAADALIERLAAIGIRALSTQVE, from the coding sequence GTGATCGGGGCGCGTCTCGTCCTGGTCGGCGCGGTCGCGCTGCTCGCGGCCTGCGGACGCGACGGCGTGCGTCCGGGGGTGCCGCCCTCCGGTCCCGGCCGCGACAGCGCGCCAGTCGGGGATGTCGATGTCAGTCGGATCCCCGAGCCGGTGCCGCGTGCCGAGCCGCGCGCGCAGTACGGCAACCACTCGCCCTATACCGTGCTGGGTCGCAGCTATCGCGTACTGGACAGCGCCGAGGGTTACCGCGAACGCGGTGTCGCGTCGTGGTACGGCACCAAGTTCCACGGCAAGCTGACCTCGACGCGCGAACCCTACGACATGTATGCGTTCACGGCGGCGCACAAGACCTTGCCGCTGCCGACCTATGTGCGCGTGACCAATCTCGGCAATGGCGAGCAGCTGATCGTGCGCGTGAATGATCGCGGTCCCTTCCACGACGGCCGCATCATCGATCTGTCGTATGCCGCGGCGATCCGCCTCGGCATTGCCGCCACCGGTACCGGCCTGGTCGAAGTGGAAGCCATCGATCCCGAGCATCCGCAGGCCGGCGCGTCGCCGCGCCCGCAAACCGCCACGCCGCATCCGCTCTATGTGCAGGCCGGTTCATTCGCCAGCCGCGATAATGCCGTGCGATTGCGTGATCGACTGGAAGCGGCCGGTTTCGACGACCTTTTCCTCGATCGCGTGCTCACCCGCGGCGAGTTGTTCCATCGCGTGCGCCTCGGGCCGGTCGATTCGATCGATGCGGCCGACGCGCTGATCGAACGTCTCGCCGCGATCGGCATCCGCGCTCTCTCGACGCAAGTCGAGTAA
- a CDS encoding D-alanyl-D-alanine carboxypeptidase, translating to MNVSLKSLIVAFALSTGALAQTAAPPATPLSLPAGGAANVVAPVPPPPTVSAKQYVLVDYQTGRVLAEQGGDERVPPASITKVMTSYVVAAERKAGKIKDTDLVTISENAWRHGGAVTDGSTSFLELNSQVPLGDLLKGMIIQSGNDASIAIAEHVAGSESTFAALMNQYAEKLGLKNSHFVNSHGLFDPEHYMSAHDIAELSRALIRDFPEEYAHYSLKDYTWNAHTQRNRNILLWRDPSVDGIKTGHLSQAGYCLAASAKRGDTRLIAVVMNTAGEKVRADEAHALLNYGFRFFETHKVYEAMAPVSDVTLWHGEAAKARLGVAQPVLVTLPRGSYQRLAATMNVQKPLSAPLNKGQAVGTFKLALDGQTVYEAPLVALEDYAEGGFFKRMSDSVWLWFDDGE from the coding sequence ATGAATGTTTCCCTGAAGTCCCTGATCGTCGCGTTCGCCCTGTCCACCGGCGCCTTGGCGCAAACCGCCGCGCCGCCCGCGACGCCGCTGTCCCTGCCTGCGGGCGGAGCCGCGAACGTGGTCGCGCCGGTGCCGCCGCCACCGACGGTGAGCGCGAAGCAGTATGTGCTGGTCGACTACCAGACCGGCCGCGTGCTGGCTGAGCAGGGCGGCGACGAACGCGTGCCGCCGGCCTCGATCACCAAGGTCATGACCTCCTACGTCGTCGCCGCCGAACGCAAGGCCGGCAAGATCAAGGACACGGACCTGGTCACGATCAGCGAGAACGCCTGGCGGCACGGCGGCGCGGTCACCGATGGCTCGACCAGTTTCCTCGAGCTGAACTCGCAGGTGCCGCTTGGCGACCTGCTCAAGGGCATGATCATCCAGTCCGGCAACGACGCATCGATCGCCATCGCCGAGCACGTGGCCGGTTCCGAATCGACCTTCGCGGCACTGATGAACCAGTACGCCGAGAAGCTCGGCCTGAAGAATTCGCACTTCGTGAATTCGCATGGTCTGTTCGACCCCGAGCACTACATGAGCGCGCACGACATCGCCGAACTGTCGCGCGCACTGATCCGCGATTTCCCCGAGGAGTATGCGCATTACTCGCTCAAGGACTACACCTGGAACGCACACACCCAGCGCAACCGCAACATCCTGCTGTGGCGCGACCCGAGCGTGGACGGCATCAAGACCGGGCATCTGAGTCAGGCCGGTTATTGCCTGGCCGCTTCCGCGAAGCGTGGCGACACGCGCCTGATCGCGGTGGTGATGAACACGGCCGGCGAGAAGGTGCGTGCCGACGAGGCGCACGCGTTGCTCAACTACGGCTTCCGCTTCTTCGAGACGCACAAGGTCTACGAAGCGATGGCGCCGGTCAGCGATGTGACGCTGTGGCATGGTGAAGCGGCCAAGGCCCGGTTGGGTGTTGCGCAGCCGGTGCTGGTCACGTTGCCGCGCGGGTCCTATCAGCGACTGGCCGCGACCATGAACGTGCAGAAACCTTTGTCCGCACCCTTGAACAAGGGCCAGGCCGTCGGCACCTTCAAGCTGGCGCTGGATGGCCAGACCGTCTACGAAGCGCCGCTTGTCGCGCTGGAAGATTACGCCGAAGGCGGATTCTTCAAGCGCATGAGCGATTCGGTCTGGTTGTGGTTTGACGACGGCGAGTGA
- a CDS encoding DUF493 family protein: protein MTEQTTERGFTFPTTLEVSAMGAADAGLLHIVPDVLAGVGVDVIAGSLRQRPSREGRYVSVTVAFACPDRETYDAVQRELRAHPAVKWTL from the coding sequence ATGACTGAGCAGACGACGGAACGTGGCTTCACGTTTCCGACCACGCTGGAGGTGAGTGCAATGGGCGCGGCCGACGCCGGGCTGCTGCACATCGTGCCGGATGTGCTGGCGGGGGTCGGCGTCGACGTGATTGCTGGGTCCTTGCGCCAGCGGCCGTCGCGCGAGGGCCGCTACGTTTCGGTCACGGTCGCGTTCGCGTGCCCGGACCGGGAGACCTACGACGCCGTGCAGCGTGAACTGCGCGCGCATCCGGCGGTGAAGTGGACGCTCTGA
- the lipB gene encoding lipoyl(octanoyl) transferase LipB has translation MAYEPVWRAMQRFTDTRGADTQDELWVLEHDPVFTLGQAGKWEHVLLPGEIPVVPVDRGGQVTYHGPGQIVAYPLFDLRRLGIGVRELVQRIEQAIIDTLARYDIVAARRDGAPGVYVGDAKIAALGLRVRRGCSFHGLAFNVQMDLTPFGRINPCGYQGLAVTQVLDCGGPGALSVVAADLIDAMCVQFGFAAIAADAHLPEPADA, from the coding sequence ATGGCCTACGAACCGGTGTGGCGCGCAATGCAGCGCTTTACCGACACGCGCGGTGCCGACACCCAGGACGAACTCTGGGTGCTTGAACACGATCCGGTGTTCACGCTGGGTCAGGCCGGCAAGTGGGAACACGTGCTGTTGCCGGGCGAGATTCCGGTTGTGCCGGTCGATCGCGGTGGCCAGGTGACCTATCACGGTCCCGGCCAGATCGTTGCCTATCCCCTGTTCGACCTGCGGCGTCTCGGCATCGGCGTGCGCGAGCTGGTGCAGCGGATCGAGCAGGCCATCATCGACACCTTGGCGCGTTACGACATCGTGGCCGCGCGCCGCGACGGCGCACCCGGCGTCTATGTCGGCGACGCCAAGATTGCCGCGCTCGGGCTGCGCGTGCGTCGCGGCTGTTCCTTCCATGGCCTCGCCTTCAATGTGCAAATGGACTTGACGCCTTTCGGGCGCATCAACCCTTGCGGTTACCAGGGCCTGGCGGTGACCCAGGTGTTAGACTGCGGCGGCCCGGGCGCGCTGTCCGTGGTGGCCGCCGACCTGATCGACGCGATGTGCGTGCAGTTCGGCTTTGCCGCGATCGCAGCGGACGCACACCTACCCGAACCCGCGGACGCCTGA
- the lipA gene encoding lipoyl synthase, with product MSETPSKTIPLNLVEAPGLTPGAKQIARDKIARNPVTFDAERPLLRKPDWIRVRLPSTNAVEVLKHKLRENALVTVCEEASCPNIHECFSKGTATFMILGEVCTRRCSFCDVAHGRPKPPDANEPKQLAQTIADMKLRYVVITSVDRDDLMDGGAGHFADCIRETRGLSPDIRIEILTPDFRGKGRVDRALAALAANPPDVFNHNLETVRRVYREVRPGADYDWSLRLLRQFKAEHPGIPTKSGIMLGLGETLDEVREAMADLRAHAVDMITVGQYLQPSRHHHPVERYWTPDEFKEIETIGYALGFGHVASGPLVRSSYHADQMAHAAGYA from the coding sequence ATGAGCGAGACTCCCAGCAAGACCATTCCGCTGAACCTGGTCGAGGCCCCGGGCCTGACGCCGGGCGCGAAGCAGATCGCGCGCGACAAGATCGCCCGCAACCCGGTCACCTTCGATGCCGAGCGTCCGTTGCTGCGCAAGCCGGACTGGATCCGCGTGCGCCTGCCGAGCACGAATGCGGTCGAAGTGCTGAAGCACAAGTTGCGCGAGAACGCGCTGGTGACGGTCTGCGAAGAGGCCTCCTGTCCGAACATCCACGAATGTTTCTCGAAGGGCACGGCCACCTTCATGATCCTCGGCGAAGTGTGCACGCGCCGCTGCTCGTTCTGCGACGTCGCGCATGGCCGACCGAAGCCGCCGGATGCGAACGAACCGAAGCAGCTGGCGCAGACCATCGCCGACATGAAGCTGCGGTACGTCGTCATCACCTCGGTCGACCGCGATGATTTGATGGACGGCGGGGCCGGCCATTTCGCCGACTGCATTCGCGAGACGCGTGGGCTCAGTCCGGACATCCGCATCGAAATTCTCACGCCCGACTTCCGCGGCAAGGGTCGTGTCGATCGCGCGCTCGCGGCACTGGCGGCGAATCCGCCGGACGTGTTCAACCACAATCTGGAAACCGTGCGTCGCGTCTATCGCGAAGTGCGTCCCGGGGCCGACTACGACTGGTCGCTGCGTCTTCTGCGGCAGTTCAAGGCCGAGCACCCGGGCATTCCGACCAAGTCCGGGATCATGCTCGGGCTGGGCGAGACGCTGGACGAAGTTCGTGAAGCCATGGCCGACCTGCGCGCGCATGCGGTCGACATGATCACGGTCGGCCAGTATCTGCAGCCCTCGCGCCACCATCATCCGGTCGAGCGCTATTGGACACCGGACGAATTCAAAGAGATTGAAACGATCGGTTACGCGCTCGGCTTCGGCCATGTCGCTTCCGGTCCGCTGGTCCGCTCCTCCTACCACGCCGACCAGATGGCCCACGCCGCCGGCTATGCCTGA
- a CDS encoding carboxy terminal-processing peptidase, with product MNLRLIAAIAFVVAPFGVALTKSEAAAVYSYKPSSEQAQAALLATRFLTNFHYKRVPLDDAMSKTIFDRYLESLDGDKLFLTAADVSEFRAYADALDDAIFDQRLAPPFEIYARYVQRVAERTAHARALLAKGFDFGVDEQYRFDREHALWAADAKELDELWRLRVKNDWLRLKLAGRDDQGIRDTLDKRYAGFEKRLGELDGDDVFQTFMNAYSSAIEPHTNYMSPRASENFNIQMRLSLEGIGAVLSREDEYTTIRQIVKGGPADLSDKLQVGDRIVAVGQGDKGALTDVVGWRIDDVVDLIRGKKGTTVRLDVLAADAGADGKPVQLTLVRDKVRLEEQAAKSELIEVGTGKSAHRIGVVRLPTFYHDFEGARRGDANYASSTRDVAKLIKELKGKQIDGLVIDLRGNGGGSLTEASDLSGLFIDEGPVVQVRDAQGRVTIEGDAEKGAAWDGPLAVMIDRESASASEIFAAAMQDFGRALIIGENSFGKGTVQNLIDLDQYARDPSVHFGQLKLTVAQFFRINGGSTQHRGVVPDIAYPQTAWGSEDFGESSLDFALPYTEVKAADFVRSGDLSALKPLLETRHETRIAKDQEFKWWFDDLAEYQKQRERKDMSLLESARRSERDQNELKRAERKAARIAAGIDPPGKESVDGDDGLLADERRNDKAAADAEDAVEKPDFLLREGAYILADAIDLLSTDQRLAAQVKSFDLHADKPVVD from the coding sequence ATGAACTTGCGTCTGATCGCTGCCATTGCCTTCGTCGTCGCACCCTTCGGCGTGGCCCTGACCAAGTCCGAGGCGGCGGCTGTCTACAGCTACAAGCCGAGCAGCGAGCAGGCCCAGGCGGCGTTGCTGGCGACCCGCTTCCTGACCAATTTCCATTACAAGCGCGTGCCGCTGGATGACGCGATGTCGAAGACCATCTTCGACCGCTATCTGGAATCGCTGGATGGCGACAAGCTGTTTCTCACTGCCGCCGATGTCAGCGAATTTCGCGCCTATGCCGACGCGCTTGACGACGCCATCTTCGACCAGCGACTGGCGCCGCCTTTCGAGATTTATGCGCGCTATGTCCAGCGTGTCGCCGAACGCACCGCGCATGCGCGCGCATTGCTCGCGAAGGGCTTCGATTTCGGCGTCGACGAGCAATATCGGTTCGATCGCGAACATGCGCTCTGGGCCGCCGATGCGAAGGAGCTCGACGAACTCTGGCGCCTGCGCGTCAAGAACGACTGGCTGCGCCTGAAGCTGGCCGGGCGCGACGACCAGGGCATCCGCGACACGCTCGACAAGCGATATGCCGGGTTCGAGAAGCGCCTCGGCGAACTCGATGGCGACGATGTGTTCCAGACCTTCATGAATGCCTATTCGTCGGCGATCGAGCCACATACCAACTACATGTCGCCGCGCGCCTCGGAAAACTTCAACATCCAGATGCGCCTGTCGCTGGAAGGCATCGGCGCGGTGTTGAGCCGCGAGGACGAATACACCACCATCCGCCAGATCGTGAAGGGCGGCCCGGCCGATCTGTCGGACAAGCTCCAGGTCGGTGATCGCATCGTCGCGGTCGGGCAGGGTGACAAGGGCGCACTGACCGACGTCGTCGGCTGGCGCATCGACGATGTGGTCGACCTGATCCGCGGCAAGAAGGGCACGACCGTGCGCCTCGATGTGCTCGCCGCCGACGCCGGCGCCGACGGCAAGCCGGTCCAGCTGACCCTGGTGCGCGACAAGGTGCGCCTGGAAGAACAGGCGGCGAAGTCGGAACTGATCGAGGTCGGGACCGGCAAGTCGGCGCATCGCATCGGCGTGGTGCGGCTGCCAACCTTCTATCACGACTTCGAAGGTGCACGTCGCGGTGACGCCAACTACGCCAGCTCGACGCGCGACGTCGCCAAACTGATCAAGGAACTGAAGGGTAAGCAGATCGATGGCCTGGTGATCGACCTGCGCGGCAACGGCGGTGGTTCGCTGACCGAAGCATCGGATCTGTCCGGCCTGTTCATCGACGAAGGTCCGGTGGTGCAGGTGCGGGACGCCCAAGGCCGGGTCACGATCGAGGGTGATGCCGAGAAGGGCGCCGCCTGGGACGGCCCGCTGGCCGTGATGATCGACCGCGAGTCCGCGTCGGCTTCGGAGATCTTCGCGGCGGCGATGCAGGACTTCGGCCGGGCCCTGATCATCGGCGAGAACTCGTTCGGCAAGGGCACGGTGCAGAACCTGATCGACCTCGACCAGTATGCACGCGATCCGAGCGTGCACTTCGGCCAGCTCAAGCTCACCGTCGCGCAGTTCTTCCGCATCAATGGGGGCAGCACGCAGCATCGCGGCGTGGTGCCCGATATCGCTTATCCGCAAACCGCCTGGGGCAGCGAGGACTTCGGCGAGAGTTCGCTCGACTTCGCGTTGCCCTATACCGAAGTCAAGGCCGCCGACTTCGTGCGCAGCGGCGACCTGTCAGCGCTGAAGCCGTTGCTGGAAACGCGCCACGAGACCCGCATCGCCAAGGACCAGGAGTTCAAGTGGTGGTTCGACGACCTGGCCGAGTACCAGAAGCAGCGCGAGCGCAAGGACATGTCCTTGCTCGAGAGTGCGCGTCGCAGCGAGCGCGATCAGAACGAGCTGAAGCGCGCCGAGCGCAAGGCGGCACGGATCGCTGCCGGCATCGATCCGCCGGGGAAGGAAAGCGTCGATGGCGATGATGGTTTGCTGGCCGACGAGCGTCGCAACGACAAGGCTGCGGCAGACGCGGAGGATGCGGTCGAGAAGCCCGATTTCCTGCTGCGCGAAGGCGCCTACATTCTCGCCGATGCGATCGATCTGCTCAGCACCGACCAGCGTCTCGCGGCGCAGGTGAAGAGCTTCGATCTGCACGCCGACAAGCCTGTCGTCGACTGA